The following proteins come from a genomic window of Sphingosinicella flava:
- a CDS encoding DMT family transporter produces the protein MPSAASSSERPQQNRILGIGLRIGAATSFAFMAATIKLGYDAGVSTPELVFYRFAFGLPPLLGWIILSGNYGAWRTRRPLAHLARTAIGLSSMVFAFSALDYLPLAEATVISFAAPLFSVILSVLVLKEQVGRHRWSAVAIGFVGVLVVMQPGGTHLPIVGLIVAAVAAFGVACVNITIRQIGRTEGAQTTVLWFTLSSMLVVGLFFMHFYARPHDGWTWAILVALGLAGGAGQLFLTASLRFAPVPVIVPFDYLQLLWAVLLGWLLWSTQPSPATWAGAAVIIGSGLYTIYREQKIGRERKGIAAKAPIPPLGK, from the coding sequence ATGCCCAGCGCCGCTTCCTCTTCCGAACGTCCGCAGCAAAACCGAATTCTCGGCATCGGCCTCCGGATCGGCGCGGCCACCAGCTTCGCCTTCATGGCCGCGACGATCAAGCTGGGCTATGATGCGGGCGTCAGCACGCCGGAGCTGGTTTTCTACCGCTTCGCCTTCGGCCTGCCGCCCTTGCTCGGATGGATCATCCTGTCCGGCAATTACGGCGCGTGGCGGACCCGGCGGCCTCTGGCTCATCTCGCCAGGACGGCGATCGGCCTGTCCTCGATGGTCTTCGCTTTCTCCGCGCTCGATTATTTGCCGCTGGCTGAAGCGACGGTCATTTCCTTCGCCGCGCCGCTCTTCTCGGTCATCCTGTCCGTCCTGGTCCTGAAAGAGCAGGTCGGGCGGCATCGCTGGAGCGCGGTGGCGATCGGCTTCGTCGGCGTGTTGGTCGTCATGCAGCCGGGCGGGACGCATTTGCCGATCGTCGGACTCATCGTCGCGGCCGTCGCCGCTTTTGGCGTGGCCTGCGTCAATATCACGATCCGGCAGATCGGCCGGACCGAGGGCGCGCAAACCACCGTCCTTTGGTTCACCTTGTCGTCGATGCTGGTCGTCGGGCTCTTTTTCATGCACTTCTACGCCCGCCCGCACGACGGATGGACCTGGGCTATCCTCGTCGCGCTCGGCCTCGCGGGCGGCGCGGGACAGCTTTTCCTCACCGCCTCGCTTCGGTTCGCGCCGGTACCGGTGATCGTGCCGTTCGACTATCTGCAGCTGCTGTGGGCGGTTCTGCTCGGCTGGCTGCTGTGGAGCACGCAGCCTTCGCCCGCCACTTGGGCGGGCGCGGCCGTCATCATCGGCAGCGGCCTCTACACCATTTACCGGGAGCAGAAGATCGGGCGCGAGCGCAAGGGGATTGCGGCCAAGGCCCCGATCCCCCCGCTCGGCAAATAG
- the ccmC gene encoding heme ABC transporter permease CcmC has translation MHFLANPARFLKIARPLTAWLGCGGALLIAVGLGIGLFVAPQDYLQGESVRIMYVHVPAAWLGMAGWTGIAAASLVQLVWRHPLAGVAARAMAVPGGLFAALCLATGSLWGRPTWGTYWEWDGRLTSMLILLFLYIAYAALAAADRERGGEGRVSAIFGLVGAINIPIIRYSVEWWRTLHQGQSISLAGGNSIDASMLWPLLLSTLGFSLLFGAIVLMRMRADLARTRIEARLRRMAA, from the coding sequence ATGCACTTCCTCGCCAATCCCGCCCGTTTTCTGAAGATCGCGCGTCCGCTTACCGCTTGGCTTGGCTGTGGCGGAGCGCTGCTTATCGCGGTCGGGCTCGGCATCGGCCTTTTCGTCGCGCCGCAAGACTATCTTCAAGGCGAAAGCGTTCGCATCATGTACGTCCACGTGCCGGCCGCCTGGCTCGGCATGGCGGGATGGACGGGCATTGCGGCGGCGAGCCTCGTTCAGCTTGTCTGGCGCCATCCGCTCGCGGGCGTCGCGGCGCGCGCCATGGCTGTGCCCGGCGGGCTGTTCGCGGCTCTCTGTCTCGCCACTGGGTCGCTCTGGGGGCGTCCGACCTGGGGCACCTATTGGGAATGGGACGGGCGGCTGACGTCCATGCTCATCCTCCTCTTTCTCTATATCGCTTACGCCGCGCTTGCCGCGGCCGACCGCGAGCGGGGCGGGGAGGGCCGGGTCAGCGCGATCTTCGGCCTGGTCGGCGCGATCAACATCCCGATCATCCGCTATTCGGTCGAATGGTGGCGCACCCTGCATCAGGGGCAGAGCATCAGCCTTGCCGGCGGAAACAGCATCGATGCCTCGATGCTTTGGCCCTTGCTCCTGTCCACGCTCGGTTTCTCGCTGCTTTTCGGCGCCATCGTGCTGATGCGGATGCGGGCCGATCTGGCGCGCACCCGGATCGAGGCGCGGCTGCGGCGGATGGCGGCATGA
- the ccmD gene encoding heme exporter protein CcmD produces MNHWPFIIAAYGLTLAGAGWLAAWSFIAMRRAERDAGAVTRP; encoded by the coding sequence ATGAACCACTGGCCCTTCATCATCGCCGCTTATGGGCTCACTCTTGCCGGGGCGGGTTGGCTTGCTGCATGGAGCTTCATCGCGATGCGCCGGGCCGAGCGCGATGCCGGGGCGGTGACGCGTCCATGA
- the ccmE gene encoding cytochrome c maturation protein CcmE produces the protein MKAKHQRLVLLILAIAAVLGAVLLAMSALKDQAAYFYAPADVARKGVPEGRAVRIGGMVRAGSLERLPDGTTIRFVVGDETAATIPVTFTGIVPDLFREGSGVVAEGRFRADGSFAATEILAKHDENYMPPRLGRQGDRHQADTLE, from the coding sequence CTGAAGGCCAAGCATCAGCGCCTGGTCCTGCTGATCCTCGCCATCGCCGCCGTGCTGGGCGCGGTCCTGCTCGCCATGTCGGCGCTGAAGGATCAGGCGGCCTATTTCTACGCCCCCGCCGATGTCGCGCGCAAAGGCGTGCCGGAAGGCCGGGCGGTGCGGATCGGCGGCATGGTGCGCGCCGGATCGCTCGAACGCTTGCCCGACGGAACCACGATCCGCTTCGTCGTGGGCGATGAAACGGCCGCGACGATTCCCGTCACCTTCACGGGAATCGTACCCGATCTCTTCCGGGAAGGAAGCGGTGTGGTGGCGGAAGGACGCTTCCGGGCCGACGGATCGTTCGCCGCCACGGAAATCCTCGCCAAGCATGACGAAAATTATATGCCGCCGCGCCTCGGCCGGCAGGGCGATAGGCATCAGGCGGACACGCTGGAATGA
- a CDS encoding heme lyase CcmF/NrfE family subunit — MIAEAGLAALWIAASLSLLQLALGIAALRGVPVAASVRPLAVAQGLIAALAFACLILLFLRTDLSVLLVAQNSHSAKPWLYKFAGSWGNHEGSMLLWVTVLALAGGAVALFERKLADTMLTATLMAQAAISLGFYAFLLFASNPFARLDPAPAEGAGLNPLLQDPGLAFHPPTLYLGYVGISVAFSFAVGALVTRDVGPAFARAMRPWVLAAWTLLTLGITAGSYWAYYELGWGGWWFWDPVENASLMPWLAATALLHSVTVLATRGGLRAWTVMLAVVAFSMSMVGTFLVRSGILTSVHSFAVDPSRGTFILALLALYIGGALALFALRVGTVREGATFDPVSREGALVANNLLLSVILGIVLVGTLYPLALEAATGEKLSVGPPYFNSAAGPLALILVFLMGAGPLIRWRRDSLTAAARRMAVPLAACALTFAALLASAPGIGLLPLLGMTLAVGVGLASLAPLWGRNLRRTPLFTWGMAIAHLGVAVSLGGMASDSAFTRERLAAVRPGEPVRVGDFMVRLEGVDPIAGPNWTAMEGRVLVERGGGSFILRPQARTFTSPPTETSEAAIATRVDGQLYVVLGRQNEDGRWQLRLWWKPFVTFIWLGGALIALGGALSIIGRVRREGRPKERAA, encoded by the coding sequence ATGATCGCCGAAGCCGGGCTTGCTGCGCTTTGGATCGCCGCGTCGCTCTCCCTTCTCCAATTGGCCCTCGGCATCGCTGCCTTGCGCGGCGTACCGGTCGCGGCATCCGTGCGCCCCTTGGCGGTGGCGCAGGGGCTGATCGCCGCCTTGGCCTTCGCCTGCCTCATCCTCCTGTTTCTGCGCACGGACCTGTCGGTATTGCTGGTTGCGCAGAACAGCCATTCCGCCAAGCCGTGGCTCTACAAATTCGCCGGAAGCTGGGGCAATCACGAAGGGTCGATGCTGCTCTGGGTGACCGTCCTTGCGCTGGCGGGCGGGGCGGTCGCCTTGTTCGAGCGCAAGCTGGCGGACACGATGCTGACCGCCACCTTGATGGCGCAGGCCGCGATCAGCCTCGGCTTCTACGCTTTCCTTCTCTTCGCCTCCAATCCGTTCGCGCGGCTGGATCCCGCCCCGGCTGAGGGTGCGGGCCTCAATCCCTTGCTGCAAGATCCCGGTCTCGCCTTCCATCCGCCGACGCTCTACCTCGGTTATGTCGGCATTTCGGTTGCCTTTTCCTTCGCGGTGGGCGCGCTTGTGACACGCGATGTCGGCCCGGCCTTCGCGCGGGCGATGCGGCCTTGGGTATTGGCGGCGTGGACCCTGCTGACGCTCGGCATAACGGCGGGCAGCTATTGGGCTTATTACGAGCTTGGCTGGGGCGGCTGGTGGTTCTGGGATCCGGTCGAAAACGCCTCGCTCATGCCCTGGCTTGCGGCGACCGCCCTTCTGCATTCGGTGACGGTGCTGGCGACTCGCGGCGGGCTGCGTGCCTGGACGGTGATGCTGGCGGTCGTCGCTTTTTCCATGTCGATGGTCGGCACGTTTCTCGTGCGGTCGGGCATTCTTACCAGCGTCCACAGCTTCGCCGTCGATCCGTCGCGAGGGACGTTCATTCTCGCCTTGCTCGCGCTTTACATCGGCGGCGCGCTCGCCTTGTTCGCGTTGCGCGTCGGGACGGTGCGCGAAGGCGCGACCTTCGATCCGGTAAGCCGGGAAGGGGCGCTCGTCGCCAACAACCTCCTGCTGTCCGTCATCCTCGGCATTGTTTTGGTCGGCACGCTTTACCCGCTCGCCTTGGAAGCCGCGACGGGAGAGAAATTGTCGGTCGGCCCGCCTTATTTCAACAGCGCCGCGGGGCCACTGGCGCTTATCCTCGTCTTCCTGATGGGAGCAGGGCCGCTCATCCGTTGGCGGCGGGACAGCCTGACCGCCGCCGCGCGGCGCATGGCCGTTCCGCTTGCCGCCTGCGCGCTTACATTTGCCGCTTTGCTCGCTTCGGCGCCGGGCATCGGCCTATTGCCGCTTCTGGGCATGACCTTGGCTGTCGGCGTGGGGTTGGCAAGCCTCGCGCCGCTCTGGGGGCGCAATCTTCGCCGGACGCCGCTTTTCACCTGGGGCATGGCGATCGCGCATTTGGGAGTCGCGGTCAGTCTGGGGGGTATGGCATCGGACAGTGCCTTTACCCGGGAACGCCTCGCCGCCGTCCGCCCGGGCGAGCCGGTGCGCGTCGGAGATTTTATGGTGCGCTTGGAGGGGGTCGATCCCATCGCGGGGCCGAACTGGACGGCGATGGAGGGGCGCGTGCTGGTCGAGAGGGGCGGCGGCAGCTTCATCCTCCGGCCGCAGGCACGCACCTTCACCTCGCCGCCGACCGAAACCAGCGAGGCTGCGATCGCCACGCGCGTGGATGGGCAGCTCTATGTCGTGCTCGGCCGTCAGAATGAGGATGGCCGCTGGCAGCTTCGCTTGTGGTGGAAGCCGTTCGTCACGTTCATCTGGCTTGGCGGCGCGCTGATCGCGCTGGGCGGCGCCTTGTCGATCATCGGGCGGGTACGGCGCGAAGGACGGCCGAAGGAGCGCGCGGCATGA
- a CDS encoding DsbE family thiol:disulfide interchange protein — MKRLILWLPLAIFALFLTIVAFGLGRAPEATIQSQLIGKSVPDFTLPPALPGREGLASADLRQGKARVVNIFASWCVPCIAESPFLLEMKARGVPIDAIAIRDRPEDIARFLSRHGDPYERIGADRDSAVQLALGSAGVPETFVIDGQGIVRYQHVGGIGRDQMEALIRAWKDAQ; from the coding sequence ATGAAGCGGCTCATCCTGTGGCTGCCGCTCGCGATTTTCGCGCTCTTCCTGACGATCGTCGCTTTCGGCCTCGGCCGCGCGCCGGAGGCCACGATCCAGTCCCAATTGATCGGGAAGAGCGTGCCGGACTTCACGCTGCCGCCGGCCTTGCCGGGGCGTGAGGGTCTGGCAAGCGCCGATCTCAGGCAAGGGAAAGCGCGCGTCGTCAACATCTTCGCCAGCTGGTGCGTGCCCTGCATCGCCGAATCGCCCTTTCTCCTTGAAATGAAGGCGCGGGGCGTGCCGATCGATGCCATCGCCATTCGCGACCGGCCGGAAGACATCGCGCGTTTCCTGTCGCGCCACGGCGATCCTTATGAGCGGATCGGCGCCGACAGGGACAGCGCGGTGCAACTGGCGCTCGGATCGGCGGGCGTTCCCGAAACCTTCGTCATCGATGGCCAGGGCATTGTCCGCTACCAGCATGTCGGCGGTATCGGCCGGGATCAGATGGAGGCGCTGATCCGTGCCTGGAAGGACGCGCAATGA
- a CDS encoding cytochrome c-type biogenesis protein, whose amino-acid sequence MRKVAPILTLILAAPLDAQSNLPPAEYADTQLADPGQEAEARALMESLRCLVCQGQSIADSDADMAGDMRALVRRRIAAGERPEDIRRWLVGRYGNWVSYNPPVEPATWPLWAAPLVLVAAGLFLARGRFRRRR is encoded by the coding sequence ATGAGGAAGGTCGCGCCGATTCTCACCCTGATTCTTGCCGCGCCTCTCGATGCTCAATCGAATCTGCCGCCCGCCGAATATGCCGACACGCAACTTGCCGATCCAGGCCAAGAGGCGGAAGCGAGGGCGTTGATGGAAAGCCTGCGTTGCCTGGTCTGCCAGGGCCAATCGATCGCGGACAGCGATGCCGATATGGCGGGCGACATGCGCGCGCTCGTCCGGCGGCGGATCGCGGCCGGTGAGCGGCCCGAAGATATCCGGCGCTGGCTGGTCGGCCGTTACGGCAATTGGGTCAGCTACAATCCTCCCGTGGAGCCTGCGACATGGCCGCTCTGGGCTGCGCCTTTAGTGTTGGTTGCCGCAGGCCTGTTCCTGGCGCGCGGACGGTTCCGGAGGCGGCGGTGA
- a CDS encoding tetratricopeptide repeat protein: protein MTSWLIFLLLALAVLAGLRWLGGMRGASLQFALSALLIAAAGYAWQGRPGLREARPAAAAERGIAQTPFSMARKELFGQFDASGAWLTLSDGYRARGDTKGAVDIVRSGLRKYPDNAVLWLGLADALVVHGDGRVTPAARAAFERAGRLAPQHPAPRLFYGMALARSGSFDEAERLWRALLADSPADAPWRRVVEDQLKLVDEAREMQRTTQP from the coding sequence ATGACGTCCTGGCTGATCTTTCTCCTTCTGGCCCTCGCCGTGCTGGCGGGTCTGCGCTGGCTCGGCGGGATGCGCGGCGCGAGCCTGCAGTTCGCGCTCTCCGCCTTGCTGATCGCGGCGGCAGGCTATGCCTGGCAAGGCCGTCCGGGGCTCCGCGAAGCCCGCCCCGCAGCGGCCGCCGAGCGCGGGATCGCGCAGACGCCCTTTTCGATGGCGCGGAAGGAATTGTTCGGCCAGTTCGACGCTTCCGGCGCCTGGCTCACCCTGTCCGACGGCTATCGCGCGCGTGGCGATACGAAGGGCGCGGTCGATATCGTGCGCAGCGGGCTCCGCAAATATCCGGACAATGCCGTTCTCTGGCTCGGCCTCGCAGACGCGCTTGTCGTCCACGGCGATGGCCGTGTGACGCCCGCCGCGCGCGCCGCGTTCGAACGTGCAGGCCGACTCGCGCCCCAGCATCCGGCACCCCGCCTTTTCTATGGCATGGCCTTGGCCAGGAGCGGGTCGTTCGATGAGGCGGAACGATTATGGCGCGCCTTGCTGGCCGATTCACCGGCCGATGCGCCCTGGCGCCGCGTCGTGGAAGATCAGTTGAAACTGGTCGACGAAGCGCGGGAAATGCAGCGCACGACACAACCCTAA
- the ald gene encoding alanine dehydrogenase → MRVGVPKEIKNNEYRVGLTPASVAELTAAGHEVIVETKAGLGIDFDDKAYTDVGARIVGTAAEVFAQSDMIVKVKEPQQSEIAMLEPRHLLFTYLHLAADKPQAEGLIKSGATCIAYETVTSSNRSLPLLKPMSEVAGRMSIQVGAHYLEKEQGGRGVLLGGVPGVAPAKVAILGGGVSGLNAAQMAVGQRADVTIYDISNDRLAELDTYFGSQIKTAYASKAAIANAVANAELVIGAVLVPGAAAPKLVTRDMLKTMKRGSVIVDIAIDQGGCFETSRPTTHEDPVFEIDGVIHYCVANMPGAVARTSAFALNNATLPFVLRLANQGADAAMKADPHLANGLNVSGGKIRHQAVAEALELPYEAA, encoded by the coding sequence ATGCGCGTCGGCGTGCCGAAGGAAATCAAGAATAACGAATATCGCGTGGGACTTACGCCCGCTTCCGTTGCGGAATTGACCGCAGCGGGTCACGAAGTGATCGTCGAGACCAAGGCGGGACTCGGCATCGATTTCGACGATAAGGCCTATACCGATGTCGGCGCCCGCATCGTGGGTACGGCGGCAGAGGTGTTCGCCCAGTCTGATATGATTGTGAAGGTGAAGGAGCCGCAGCAGAGCGAGATCGCGATGCTCGAGCCGCGCCACTTGCTCTTCACCTATCTCCACCTCGCCGCGGACAAGCCGCAGGCAGAGGGCCTCATAAAATCGGGCGCGACCTGCATCGCTTATGAGACGGTGACGTCGAGCAACCGCTCGCTGCCGCTCCTGAAGCCGATGTCCGAAGTCGCGGGGCGCATGTCGATCCAGGTCGGCGCCCATTATCTCGAAAAGGAACAGGGTGGACGCGGCGTTCTGCTCGGCGGCGTTCCGGGCGTGGCCCCGGCAAAGGTCGCGATCCTCGGTGGCGGCGTATCCGGCCTCAACGCGGCGCAGATGGCGGTCGGGCAGCGCGCGGACGTGACGATCTACGACATTTCGAACGATCGCCTGGCCGAGCTCGACACCTATTTCGGCAGCCAGATCAAGACGGCTTATGCGTCGAAGGCGGCCATCGCCAATGCCGTCGCCAATGCCGAGCTGGTGATCGGCGCGGTGCTGGTTCCTGGCGCGGCGGCCCCGAAGCTCGTCACCCGCGATATGCTGAAAACGATGAAGCGGGGCTCGGTGATCGTCGATATCGCTATCGACCAAGGCGGCTGTTTCGAAACCTCGCGCCCGACGACTCACGAAGATCCCGTGTTCGAGATTGACGGCGTTATTCATTATTGCGTGGCGAACATGCCGGGCGCGGTCGCCCGCACCTCGGCCTTCGCGCTGAACAACGCCACCCTGCCCTTCGTGCTGCGCCTCGCCAATCAGGGCGCCGACGCGGCGATGAAAGCCGACCCCCATCTCGCCAACGGCCTGAATGTTTCGGGCGGGAAAATCCGGCACCAGGCCGTGGCGGAAGCGCTGGAGCTGCCTTACGAAGCGGCGTGA
- a CDS encoding potassium transporter Kup, which yields MTDTAAPSLPSDRPAGEQPHHGGLAKLALGAMGIVFGDIGTSPIYAFRETFAGHHPLTPDALHIVGVLSLIFWSMMIVVSIKYVGVIMRADNKGEGGSLALLALINRKAEGKKWTAGIVMLGVFATALFYGDSMITPAISVLSAVEGLTTVESSFGPFVLPIAVGILVGLFAIQARGTAKVGALFGPIMLLYFLTLSVLGVSHIVNMPGIVLETLNPFNAVQFFLADGWRAFLALGSVVLAVTGAEALYADMGHFGRKPIGVSWLFFVMPALMLNYMGQGAMLLSLDPAAAIETVRNPFFLLAPENFRLPLVILATLATIIASQAVISGAFSVTQQAIQLGFIPRLRILHTSASAAGQIYIPAINWALMVMVILLVLFFQNSSNLAAAYGIAVTGAMLIDTCLLAVVLFSLWRWKPWFSLPLLAIFFIVDLAYFGANMTKVPDGGWVPLLIGLIAFTLLTTWAKGRQLMLARMREASIPASIFIKSAASSATRVPGTAVFMTTSADGVPHSLLHNLKHNKVLHERVMLLTVKIEDVPYVGEDRRFELSDLGSGFYRLVVRYGFMQDSDVPAALQRVEKCGSVFNMMETSFFLARQTLIASSRPGMAIWRERLFSWMLRNAESAMEFFKLPPNRVVELGSQVEI from the coding sequence ATGACCGACACCGCCGCCCCATCGCTCCCATCGGATCGCCCCGCTGGAGAACAGCCCCATCATGGCGGACTCGCCAAGCTGGCCCTTGGCGCCATGGGCATCGTCTTCGGCGACATCGGCACCAGCCCGATCTATGCCTTCCGCGAAACGTTCGCCGGGCACCATCCGCTGACTCCGGACGCGCTGCACATCGTCGGTGTGCTGAGCCTGATCTTCTGGTCGATGATGATCGTCGTGTCGATCAAATATGTCGGCGTTATCATGCGCGCGGACAATAAGGGGGAGGGCGGCAGCCTCGCGCTCCTCGCGCTCATCAACCGCAAGGCGGAAGGCAAGAAATGGACGGCGGGCATCGTCATGCTCGGCGTGTTCGCGACGGCGCTCTTCTATGGCGACAGCATGATCACCCCGGCCATTTCGGTGCTTTCGGCGGTGGAAGGCCTGACCACGGTCGAATCGAGCTTCGGGCCGTTCGTCCTGCCCATCGCCGTCGGCATCCTCGTCGGGCTGTTCGCCATCCAGGCGCGCGGCACCGCGAAGGTCGGCGCGCTCTTCGGGCCAATCATGCTCCTTTATTTCCTGACTTTGTCGGTGCTCGGCGTTTCGCACATCGTCAACATGCCGGGCATCGTTCTCGAGACCCTCAATCCATTCAACGCCGTGCAATTCTTCCTCGCTGACGGATGGCGGGCTTTCCTGGCTCTAGGATCCGTCGTGCTGGCGGTGACGGGCGCGGAGGCGCTTTATGCCGATATGGGCCATTTCGGGCGCAAGCCCATCGGCGTATCCTGGCTATTCTTCGTCATGCCCGCTCTCATGCTCAATTATATGGGGCAGGGGGCGATGCTCCTGTCGCTCGACCCGGCGGCGGCGATCGAAACGGTCAGGAACCCGTTCTTCCTTCTCGCGCCGGAAAACTTCCGCTTGCCGCTCGTCATCCTCGCGACGCTTGCCACGATCATTGCCAGCCAGGCGGTGATTTCCGGGGCCTTTTCAGTGACGCAGCAGGCGATCCAGCTCGGCTTCATCCCGCGCCTCCGCATCCTCCACACCAGCGCGTCGGCGGCGGGGCAGATCTATATTCCAGCGATAAACTGGGCGCTGATGGTCATGGTGATCCTGCTCGTGCTGTTCTTCCAGAATTCGAGCAACCTCGCCGCCGCCTACGGCATCGCGGTGACCGGCGCCATGCTGATCGACACTTGCCTGCTCGCTGTCGTCCTTTTCTCCCTCTGGAGGTGGAAGCCCTGGTTCTCGCTGCCCTTGCTCGCCATCTTTTTCATCGTCGACCTCGCCTATTTCGGCGCGAACATGACGAAGGTTCCGGACGGCGGCTGGGTGCCGCTCCTGATCGGGCTCATCGCCTTCACCTTGCTCACCACCTGGGCGAAGGGGCGGCAGCTGATGCTCGCCCGCATGCGCGAGGCATCGATTCCCGCCTCCATCTTCATCAAATCGGCCGCGAGCAGCGCCACGCGCGTTCCGGGCACCGCCGTGTTCATGACGACCTCGGCCGACGGCGTCCCCCACTCGCTGCTCCACAATTTGAAGCATAATAAGGTGCTGCATGAACGTGTCATGCTCCTCACCGTCAAGATTGAGGATGTGCCCTATGTCGGCGAAGACCGGCGGTTCGAATTGAGCGATCTTGGCAGCGGCTTTTACCGCCTTGTCGTCCGATATGGCTTCATGCAGGATTCCGACGTGCCGGCGGCGCTTCAGCGCGTGGAGAAATGCGGCTCGGTGTTCAACATGATGGAAACCAGCTTCTTCCTTGCTCGGCAGACCCTTATCGCGTCATCGCGGCCGGGCATGGCCATATGGCGGGAACGCTTGTTCAGCTGGATGCTGCGCAATGCGGAAAGCGCGATGGAATTCTTCAAATTGCCGCCGAACCGGGTCGTCGAGCTTGGCAGCCAGGTCGAAATTTGA
- a CDS encoding 2'-5' RNA ligase family protein, whose protein sequence is MNAGSPIIVTALFAGEDHGWLEGLRRRHFPPERNQVPVHLTLFHHLPPGVEAELGQRLGVITASSPPRATIAGILNLGGGTAFRVESEELKAIRASLAEAFRGLLTPQDQAGWRPHITIQNKVTPAAAKALQQELSIGFSIRPLGIAGLQSWAYRGGPWQPIRRHPFRG, encoded by the coding sequence TTGAACGCTGGCTCGCCGATCATCGTCACGGCGCTGTTCGCCGGCGAGGATCATGGCTGGCTAGAGGGGCTGCGCCGGCGGCATTTCCCGCCTGAACGGAACCAGGTTCCGGTGCATCTCACCCTGTTTCATCATTTGCCTCCGGGCGTCGAGGCGGAACTCGGGCAGCGGCTCGGCGTCATCACTGCGAGCTCTCCGCCGCGCGCGACCATTGCCGGAATTCTCAACCTTGGCGGCGGCACCGCCTTCCGCGTGGAAAGCGAGGAGTTGAAGGCTATCCGGGCCAGCCTCGCCGAGGCTTTTCGCGGCTTGTTGACGCCCCAGGACCAGGCGGGCTGGCGCCCGCACATCACGATCCAGAACAAGGTGACGCCCGCCGCAGCGAAGGCGCTCCAGCAGGAGCTCAGTATTGGTTTCAGCATCCGCCCGCTCGGCATTGCGGGCTTGCAAAGCTGGGCCTATCGCGGCGGCCCATGGCAGCCGATCCGCCGCCATCCCTTCCGCGGCTGA
- a CDS encoding DUF3775 domain-containing protein → MDLLTPLDSLCRIIIRAREAEAQVPAADPDEDPDNVDDFDDEGGEALSVLEDELNDVEDELRAALDDLADDQLAETLALAWVGRGTYDASEWDEAFAEASENDAESAIDELLDMPLLGSHLEAGLTAFDYSCDGVGQLD, encoded by the coding sequence ATGGATTTGCTCACCCCGCTCGACAGCCTGTGCAGGATCATCATTCGCGCCCGTGAAGCCGAGGCGCAGGTGCCTGCCGCCGATCCCGACGAGGATCCCGACAATGTCGACGATTTCGACGATGAGGGAGGTGAGGCTTTGTCGGTCCTCGAAGACGAGTTGAACGATGTCGAGGACGAGCTCCGCGCGGCGCTCGACGATCTTGCCGACGACCAGCTGGCCGAAACGCTGGCGCTCGCTTGGGTGGGGCGCGGCACTTATGACGCAAGCGAGTGGGACGAAGCGTTCGCCGAGGCGAGCGAGAATGATGCGGAATCGGCGATCGACGAATTGCTCGACATGCCGCTTTTGGGCTCGCACCTCGAGGCCGGGCTTACGGCCTTCGACTATAGCTGCGACGGCGTCGGCCAGCTCGACTGA
- a CDS encoding YkgJ family cysteine cluster protein, producing MNQRVRRFACTQCGKCCDRSPEVSLSEAAALADIFVFRLMFRLYWLPRRLSDYLANDDTPANASAAFYEKKRLLSAFAARKSQAKVRRDGKSIDYTKYLMISALALDTNSGACSALNGNRCGIYDRRPLSCRTVPFHYSRVEALSEAVLETFVETPGYRCDTGETAGIVLEDGRIVVSQIKTARDEAIMSAARDQHWGQAIVRRMNIASPDARILPTLEEVEANAQFAATTVSMLPAWRTAADMGIMSMEECRKLTALQIDVVGQELDAGRALRMRGKHWSTCGRSIGAI from the coding sequence ATGAACCAGAGGGTACGACGTTTTGCCTGCACGCAGTGCGGCAAATGCTGCGATCGTTCACCCGAAGTTAGCTTGTCTGAAGCGGCGGCGCTTGCGGACATATTCGTGTTTCGGCTGATGTTCCGCCTTTATTGGCTGCCGCGCCGGCTGAGCGATTATCTGGCAAACGACGACACACCGGCCAATGCGAGCGCGGCTTTTTATGAAAAGAAGCGCCTCCTGAGTGCCTTTGCCGCCCGCAAGTCGCAAGCGAAGGTTCGTCGTGACGGCAAGTCGATTGATTATACGAAGTATCTCATGATCTCGGCGCTAGCGCTCGACACGAACTCCGGCGCTTGCAGCGCTCTCAATGGCAATCGCTGCGGAATCTATGATCGCCGGCCATTGAGCTGCCGCACGGTACCATTTCACTATTCGCGCGTGGAGGCTTTGTCGGAAGCCGTCCTCGAAACGTTCGTCGAGACGCCAGGTTATCGCTGCGACACCGGTGAGACTGCGGGCATCGTGCTCGAAGACGGCCGGATCGTTGTTTCGCAGATCAAAACGGCGCGTGATGAAGCGATAATGTCCGCCGCGCGCGACCAGCATTGGGGCCAAGCGATCGTGCGGCGGATGAATATTGCTTCGCCAGACGCGCGCATTCTGCCGACACTCGAGGAAGTCGAAGCCAACGCCCAATTCGCGGCGACCACGGTTTCAATGCTTCCCGCCTGGCGGACCGCCGCCGATATGGGGATCATGAGTATGGAAGAATGCCGCAAGCTGACCGCGCTCCAAATCGATGTCGTTGGTCAGGAGCTTGACGCTGGCCGGGCTCTCCGGATGCGCGGGAAACACTGGTCGACATGCGGGAGGAGTATCGGCGCTATCTGA